In Haloarcula rubripromontorii, the sequence CTCCGTCGCTCCCGCCGCCGTCTCCCCCGGTCACGTCGGTGTCCGGTAACGTCACCACGTTCTCCCGACCGATGCGGAACGTCTCGACCTTGTCCTCGTCGCGCAGGCCACCGATGACCTGGCTCGTCTTGGCGTCGGTCCAGTCGAGTTCGCCGGCCACCTGCTGCTGTTTGAGCCGGCCGCCGTTCGATTCGAGCAGTTGCAGGACCTGTTCTTCGTTGCTCAGCAGTTCGGCCGGCGGTGTGCCAGCGTCAGCGTCCGTGCCGGCAGCGGTCTCCGCTTCGGAATCGTCCGAGTCGACCATCGACGCCGGCGGCTCGGCTGGTGCATCGCCGCCAAGGATGCCGTACCGTCGAAGGGCGTACGCCCCGGCAGCGATGCCGACCAGCGCGAGAACGCCACCGACGAGGAGCCCGTTCGACCCGCCATCACCGCCAGCGCTGTCTCTCGGGCTGACTATCACTCGCGGCTCGGTTTCCCCGAACGTCTGTTGGCCACGCCAGGTGACCGAGGCGTTCTCCCGCTCGTCGGCCTGTGGTGCAACGGAGGCAGCCTGATAGCCCGCTGGCCAGCGGACAGTCAGTGAGGTTTCGCTGTCCAGAAACAGCCCCGAGAGCGCGTCGCCGATCTCGATGCGGTCGCCGGAGACGCTAGCGAAGTTCGTCCACTGGAACCGGTACGTGATGACGCCGTACGTCTGGCCGAACGTCTCTTCGCGCGCAGTCACGGTGACATTTTTGATAGCCATCTCGCGGCCGGTCGCGTTCTCCGCGGCCCCGGCAGTGCGTTGCATTCGACTCTCGAAGCGGTCCGTGTACGCCGACGGGTTGGCCTGAATATCCGCTCGCAGGTCCTCGAACGCTTGCGTGGCGTTGTCGTCGTCCAGTCGAAGCCGGTAGGCGACCGTCCAGTCGGCGGTTCCGTCAGGATTCACGTCAGCGGTCATGACGACCACGTCCGCGTCAACGGACTGCTGGCTGAGACTGTCGAAACCCGCCCCGGTCGCTGTCGGGACAAGCAGTGCTACCGCGACGAATACGACGACCAGCGTTCCAACGGTCCGGCCCATCCTACCGCGGCTATCCCCTCGGGAGGTATATCGTTTATTGCCGATTGTGTGAACTGATAGTCAGCGGCCTTACATACCAGGCCAGTCGCCGGAGAGCCATCAATCGCCAGACATCACGGCCACAAGGGGTTTGCCCCGCGAGGGAGTGCTTTCGAGCATGGATAGAGCCAAACTCGACGTGGATACCCTGTTAAAGGTCGTCCTCGTCCTCATTGTGATCTGGTTAGGGCTCGAAGTGCTCGAAACGGCAGTCGGGCTGTTGGGGTGGCTTCTGGGACCACTCCAGCCGATACTCGGCGTGGTACTGGTCGTCCTCATCGTCCTGTGGCTGCTCGACCGGCTGTAGGACCGCGCTCTTTTTGCCGACAGCGGGCGACCCGCCCACTGTGTACAGCATCAACGTCCCGCTCCCGTCGGCAGTCACGTCGCTGGCGGCTGACCTCGCGTCCGAACTGCCGCTCGCACAGCGGCGGGGCCGGGGCGAGCACACGCTGGTCGCCAAGCGACTGGGCGACGGCGACCACGCGGCCTACGCGCAACTGGAAGCAAAGGGGCGCGAGGTGCTTCGCGGCCAGCCGGCGTTCGAAGCGGAGGTTTCAGAGGTCGAACAGTTCGAGACGGCCGTGACCGGGCCGTC encodes:
- a CDS encoding DUF7554 family protein, producing MDRAKLDVDTLLKVVLVLIVIWLGLEVLETAVGLLGWLLGPLQPILGVVLVVLIVLWLLDRL
- a CDS encoding helix-turn-helix transcriptional regulator, yielding MGRTVGTLVVVFVAVALLVPTATGAGFDSLSQQSVDADVVVMTADVNPDGTADWTVAYRLRLDDDNATQAFEDLRADIQANPSAYTDRFESRMQRTAGAAENATGREMAIKNVTVTAREETFGQTYGVITYRFQWTNFASVSGDRIEIGDALSGLFLDSETSLTVRWPAGYQAASVAPQADERENASVTWRGQQTFGETEPRVIVSPRDSAGGDGGSNGLLVGGVLALVGIAAGAYALRRYGILGGDAPAEPPASMVDSDDSEAETAAGTDADAGTPPAELLSNEEQVLQLLESNGGRLKQQQVAGELDWTDAKTSQVIGGLRDEDKVETFRIGRENVVTLPDTDVTGGDGGGSDGADSGGETQ